A genomic segment from Eremothecium gossypii ATCC 10895 chromosome III, complete sequence encodes:
- the KAP120 gene encoding karyopherin KAP120 (Syntenic homolog of Saccharomyces cerevisiae YPL125W (KAP120)), with translation MSLELTKEKLVETLERASTPRGAQPEIQKQAEQQLKIWEVQAGYHFFLQSIYLDLSCSLQIRWLAIIQFKNGLDKYWRATRVNAISKDEKQSIRARLFEMVDEQNNQLCIQNAHACARIARSDYPHDWPDLFEYFEKALGDYDALQNNVRTYNVLVCLNQVVKLLASARVARCRPAMQSKMPLLFPLLVRVYMTNFNQWTSSTSFEDTELSSLQVSYLALKILRRAISDVYEIPHRDQSVVEFMDISVRHFDLLLSNHDTLKMFDTYEKFVKGYGKLYYNFITASPSSFILLPCCCTVLSKFTKLLSDRAADVYQENAEVNGDFWEQLSIRGFGILKRTINFIRQKGAVSLRMQANRAEVNAAIAKINTQFLNEALVTQLVDLLVDWYLKLRPAELDHWSLDPEDWMNEQMTSNYEYQIRPCAENFFQDLMNCLPDFLATYLLKKLEQEGSQLTSSLDDFLKKDAIFAAFQLSSVTVADMVDFDHLLINVFIPEAVGTGATSAERLRIIRRRVSLIVNEWCTVKCSAESKDNCYKLFLQLLNEDDDKVVQLSVIQALRTMVGDWDFQKESFAPYLNDFVVVLLRKVLSSVQYTETRLYVLNTLSDIIIQNKDSISNPLLMEVLQIVPGLWDLASSDQTQSILANALLRLLRYLSISLGAYSYNAWGAAIPIVETVCNPSSLHYSLLYEDGFELWSALLQNFDPTKAQLDPRLTDSLPFLQYAIANQTEILPTLLEIVKSYSLLLPKEQFFSISVFSSAFEQLSSYLLKLRDDSFEIFLSILDILTLADETDSELNLIDYFYKCGILKAIFDAAFLQNKLSNFQQGQLLQPVARIACINPASIVELLKNYHMSLPTVAENSRLSEVDRYAITRDDTDFDGTVNYFIGRWLACFSCFYDPKIKKIHILGISSLLKTGFGCILNHFNAIATIWVEILEEVNETADGDCLKYHPEPNSEYVTCDQLRQIELTRTNDPIHNVNLRKFIADLMSVLESELGSQYGAFLDSIDKSILSNLQIFLSVSPQSLE, from the coding sequence ATGTCACTCGAACTTACCAAGGAGAAGCTAGTGGAGACGCTGGAGCGTGCCAGCACCccgcgcggcgcgcagcCCGAGATACAGAAGCAAGCGGAGCAGCAATTGAAGATATGGGAGGTGCAGGCTGGGTACCACTTCTTTTTGCAGTCCATCTACCTGGACCTCTCGTGCTCGCTGCAGATCAGGTGGCTGGCGATCATCCAGTTCAAGAACGGGCTGGACAAGTACTGGCGGGCAACGCGGGTGAACGCGATCTCGAAGGATGAGAAGCAGTCGATACGGGCGCGGCTGTTTGAGATGGTGGATGAGCAGAACAACCAGCTGTGCATCCAGAACGCGCACGCGTGCGCGCGGATCGCGCGCTCGGACTACCCGCACGACTGGCCCGATCTGTTCGAGTACTTTGAGAAGGCGCTTGGCGACTACGACGCGCTGCAAAACAACGTGCGCACGTACAACGTCCTGGTGTGCCTGAACCAGGTGGTGAAGCTGCTGGCCTCGGCCCGCGTCGCGCGGTGCAGGCCCGCGATGCAGAGCAAGATGCCCCTGCTCTTCCCGCTGCTCGTACGCGTTTACATGACCAACTTCAACCAGTGGACCTCTTCGACGAGCTTCGAGGACACGGAGCTTTCGAGTCTGCAGGTGTCGTACCTGGCGCTGAAGATACTGCGGCGCGCCATTTCTGATGTGTACGAGATCCCCCACAGGGACCAGTCTGTCGTGGAATTTATGGATATTTCTGTCCGGCACTTTGATCTGCTGCTCTCTAACCACGACACGCTGAAGATGTTTGACACCTACGAGAAGTTTGTGAAGGGTTATGGAAAACTATACTACAACTTCATCACGGCTTCTCCGTCGAGCTTTATCCTGCTGCCCTGCTGTTGCACCGTCCTCTCCAAGTTTACAAAACTCCTATCTGATCGGGCGGCCGATGTATACCAGGAAAACGCTGAAGTCAACGGCGATTTTTGGGAGCAGCTCTCCATTCGCGGATTTGGGATTCTAAAACGGACAATTAACTTCATCCGACAAAAGGGTGCTGTCTCACTCAGGATGCAGGCCAACAGAGCCGAGGTCAATGCAGCTATAGCAAAGATCAATACCCAGTTCTTAAATGAGGCGCTTGTCACACAACTAGTGGACCTTTTAGTAGACTGGTACTTGAAACTCAGGCCAGCGGAGCTGGATCATTGGTCCTTGGACCCTGAGGATTGGATGAATGAGCAGATGACAAGCAACTATGAATACCAGATTAGACCCTGTGCGGAAAACTTCTTCCAGGATCTCATGAACTGCCTACCCGACTTTCTCGCTACATATTTGCTGAAGAAGCTAGAGCAAGAAGGGTCCCAGCTGACATCCTCGTTGGATGACTTCTTGAAGAAAGATGCTATTTTTGCTGCGTTCCAGCTCAGCTCGGTAACTGTCGCGGATATGGTGGACTTTGACCATTTATTGATAAATGTTTTCATTCCGGAGGCTGTCGGCACAGGCGCGACCTCAGCAGAGAGACTAAGGATAATCAGGAGGAGAGTCAGTTTGATCGTGAATGAGTGGTGCACTGTGAAGTGCTCTGCCGAAAGCAAAGATAATTGCTATAAGTTATTTTTACAGCTTTTGAATGAGGATGATGACAAAGTGGTCCAACTGTCAGTGATCCAGGCCCTGCGGACCATGGTTGGTGACTGGGACTTTCAGAAAGAGAGTTTTGCTCCCTACCTAAATGATTTTGTCGTAGTACTTCTGAGGAAAGTGCTTTCCTCAGTACAGTATACCGAAACCAGGCTATACGTTTTGAATACACTCAGCGACATAATAATTCAAAATAAGGACTCCATAAGTAATCCGTTATTGATGGAGGTCCTGCAAATTGTTCCAGGCTTATGGGACCTTGCCAGTAGCGACCAAACGCAGTCAATTCTCGCAAACGCTCTATTGAGATTGTTAAGGTACTTGTCTATCTCGTTGGGTGCATATTCTTACAATGCATGGGGCGCAGCAATCCCAATTGTCGAGACAGTGTGCAACCCAAGTTCCCTGCATTATAGCCTCTTATATGAAGACGGATTCGAGCTGTGGAGCGCTCTGTTGCAGAATTTCGATCCAACGAAAGCGCAACTGGACCCCAGACTTACTGATTCGCTGCCATTTTTGCAATATGCGATAGCAAATCAAACAGAAATACTGCCAACTCTGCTGGAGATAGTTAAAAGCTATAGCCTACTTCTACCGAAGGAGCAGTTTTTTTCCATCTCCGTATTCAGTTCGGCGTTTGAACAACTCTCTTCGTATTTGTTGAAGTTAAGAGATGATTCGTTTGAAATTTTCTTGTCCATTTTGGATATTCTTACCTTGGCAGATGAGACAGATTCGGAGTTGAATCTAATAGATTATTTCTACAAATGCGGTATCCTGAAAGCGATATTCGACGCGGCGTTTCTCCAGAATAAGCTATCCAATTTCCAGCAGGGGCAATTGCTCCAGCCGGTTGCTAGAATTGCCTGCATAAACCCCGCCAGTATTGTCGAGCTATTAAAGAACTATCATATGTCTTTACCAACGGTTGCAGAAAATTCGCGTCTATCAGAAGTAGACCGCTATGCTATTACCAGAGATGATACGGACTTTGATGGGACAGTAAACTATTTCATTGGGAGGTGGCTCGCTTGCTTTTCTTGTTTCTATGATCCTAAAATCAAGAAAATACACATTCTGGGAATTTCAAGCCTATTAAAAACAGGATTCGGCTGCATATTGAACCATTTCAATGCAATTGCTACAATCTGGGTTGAAATATTAGAGGAGGTAAATGAAACCGCTGACGGCGACTGTTTGAAGTATCATCCAGAACCAAATTCCGAATATGTCACTTGTGATCAGCTGCGCCAGATAGAACTAACAAGAACAAACGATCCTATTCACAACGTTAACCTCCGGAAATTCATAGCTGACTTGATGTCCGTTTTAGAATCCGAGTTGGGCTCACAGTACGGAGCTTTCCTGGATTCTATAGACAAAAGCATCCTATCAAACCTGCAGATATTTTTATCAGTGTCTCCTCAATCCTTAGAGTAA
- the NPT1 gene encoding nicotinate phosphoribosyltransferase (Syntenic homolog of Saccharomyces cerevisiae YOR209C (NPT1)), which translates to MTSEEAAIKSLLDTDMYKLTMHAAVYVNFPDTEVVYKYTNRSAGLSFNKAAIVWLEDQVSKLATLRFTAEEVAYLKETLPFLPAQYIDYISSPECRMDPATQVQLLHEQREGEERYDLNITVTGLWKDTILYEIHMLALISEAYFKFVDTDWVLDGQVEQAYRKTRLLLDNGLVFSEFGTRRRRSLLVQDLVLQGIAEAVADSGTGDTQFIGTSNVYFAKKYGVKPVGTVAHEWYMGIAALTDDYRNANKNAMDFWLNTFGSEQAGLVLTDTFGTDTFLPMFRPPYSDVYDGVRQDSGDPAVFTEKVAHHYLNVLHYPRFSKVICYSDSLNPEKALQYAEVARAHGMRASFGIGTNFTNDFRRHSAPDAKSEPLNIVFKLLTVNGRPAIKISDDLGKTMGDPEKVEEVKRELGYIERTWEGSDEAHRWKD; encoded by the coding sequence ATGACGAGCGAGGAAGCTGCGATTAAGTCGCTGTTGGACACAGACATGTACAAACTGACAATGCATGCGGCGGTTTACGTGAATTTCCCAGACACCGAGGTCGTCTACAAGTACACCAATAGATCCGCCGGCCTGAGCTTCAACAAGGCTGCTATTGTGTGGCTCGAGGACCAGGTGAGCAAGCTGGCAACACTGCGCTTCACGGCGGAGGAGGTGGCATACCTTAAAGAGACCTTGCCTTTCCTGCCTGCGCAGTACATCGATTACATCTCGTCGCCAGAGTGCCGCATGGACCCTGCCACTCAGGTGCAGCTCCTGCACGAGCAGCGAGAGGGCGAGGAGCGCTATGACCTGAACATCACCGTCACCGGTCTCTGGAAAGACACGATCCTCTACGAGATACACATGCTGGCGCTCATCTCGGAGGCGTACTTCAAGTTTGTCGACACAGACTGGGTGCTCGACGGCCAGGTCGAGCAGGCGTATCGCAAAACGCGGCTGCTGTTGGACAACGGCCTGGTCTTCTCGGAGTTCGGCacgcgccggcgccgctCGCTGCTCGTCCAGGACCTCGTGCTCCAGGGCATCGCCGAGGCCGTGGCAGATAGCGGTACCGGCGACACGCAGTTCATCGGCACCTCCAACGTCTACTTCGCCAAAAAGTACGGCGTCAAGCCCGTCGGCACCGTCGCGCACGAGTGGTACATGGGCATTGCCGCCCTGACAGACGACTACCGCAACGCCAACAAAAACGCCATGGACTTCTGGCTCAACACCTTCGGCTCCGAACAGGCGGGCCTGGTCCTCACCGACACCTTCGGCACCGATACCTTCCTGCCCATGTTCCGCCCGCCCTACTCCGACGTCTACGACGGCGTGCGCCAGGACTCTGGCGACCCGGCCGTTTTCACCGAGAAGGTCGCCCACCACTACCTCAACGTCCTGCACTATCCCCGCTTTTCGAAGGTCATCTGCTACTCGGACTCCCTAAACCCGGAGAAGGCCCTGCAGTACGCCGAGGTCGCACGCGCACACGGCATGAGAGCCTCCTTTGGAATCGGCACAAACTTTACAAACGACTTCCGCAGACATTCTGCGCCCGACGCCAAGAGCGAGCCACTAAATATCGTCTTCAAGCTGCTTACTGTCAACGGACGCCCCGCCATCAAGATCTCTGATGATCTTGGGAAGACCATGGGCGACCCGGAAAAGGTCGAAGAGGTAAAAAGAGAGCTAGGCTATATAGAAAGAACGTGGGAGGGCAGCGATGAGGCGCATAGGTGGAAAGACTAG